A window from Fragaria vesca subsp. vesca linkage group LG5, FraVesHawaii_1.0, whole genome shotgun sequence encodes these proteins:
- the LOC101306531 gene encoding pentatricopeptide repeat-containing protein At1g08070-like has translation MGVRALEQRLFHLLRSCSRLQNLIQIHTQILVHGLAQKSYILSKLVAFYVASARLEDALRVFGNVENPSITVWNQMIRGYGGSETPRKAVELYKRLVATEAEPDGYTYLYVVSACARSGLVREGEQLHGRVLVGGFGCNVFIQTSLVSFYATGGGLSSGVGYARQVFDEMRERSVVSWNVLLGGYVRSMDFDAARRVFDEMPERNVVSWTTMIAGCAQNGRSKEALCLFGQMRRANVELDQVALVSVLSACAEIGDLRLGRWIHWYVEERLCVRGKSRLVTLYNALVHMYASCGFVDEAYKVFKQIPRRSTVSWTSIIVGFAKQGRGEEALPMLD, from the exons ATGGGAGTAAGAGCTTTAGAGCAGCGCCTCTTTCATCTGCTACGGAGCTGCAGCAGACTCCAAAATCTGATACAAATCCATACACAAATTCTAGTTCACGGTTTGGCTCAGAAAAGCTACATTCTTTCTAAGCTGGTAGCATTCTATGTAGCTTCTGCGCGTCTCGAGGATGCGCTCCGAGTTTTTGGGAATGTAGAGAATCCGAGTATCACTGTGTGGAACCAGATGATCAGAGGATATGGTGGTAGCGAAACTCCGAGGAAGGCGGTTGAGTTGTATAAGAGGCTAGTGGCGACGGAGGCCGAGCCGGATGGGTATACGTATTTGTATGTGGTTAGTGCTTGTGCTAGGTCAGGGCTGGTTAGAGAGGGTGAGCAGTTGCATGGGCGAGTTTTGGTTGGTGGGTTTGGTTGTAATGTGTTTATTCAGACTAGTTTGGTTAGTTTTTATGCAACGGGTGGAGGGTTAAGTAGTGGTGTGGGGTATGCACGCCAGGTGTTTGATGAAATGCGTGAGAGGAGTGTTGTCAGTTGGAATGTGCTGCTTGGTGGGTATGTAAGGAGTATGGATTTTGATGCGGCGCGGAGAGTTTTTGATGAGATGCCAGAGAGGAATGTGGTGTCGTGGACAACGATGATTGCGGGGTGTGCTCAGAATGGGAGGTCGAAGGAGGCTTTGTGTTTGTTTGGGCAGATGAGGAGGGCGAATGTGGAACTGGACCAGGTTGCGCTAGTGTCGGTGTTGTCGGCGTGTGCTGAAATTGGGGATTTGAGATTGGGAAGGTGGATTCATTGGTATGTTGAGGAGAGATTGTGTGTAAGAGGCAAGTCGCGGTTGGTGACTTTGTACAATGCACTCGTTCACATGTATGCCAGTTGTGGTTTCGTTGATGAAGCCTATAAGGTGTTCAAACAGATTCCTAGAAGAAGCACTGTCTCGTGGACCAGCATTATAGTTGGTTTTGCAAAGCAGGGTCGCGGGGAGGAAGCTCTTC CCATGCTGGATTAG
- the LOC101306824 gene encoding pentatricopeptide repeat-containing protein At5g61400-like, which yields MLKLSRPFLRAFGTCSSSPNSHADSILNCRSPAEALEIFNSATKQVGARKDFQLYSAITHVLVSAKLYVKARLLIKELIQDLQKSCKSRRACELVYNALSGLERSRVSRNVFGVLINALSEMGLVEEALRVYSNMGVLPATQACNALLDGLVKKGQLDSMWELYNDMESRGLSPSCVTYGVLIKGCCRKGDLLNARKVFDEMPERGIERTVVVYTSLIRGMCTEGRMEEADSVFQTMRKDGVIPNLWTYNCLMDGYSKVADVRQALVLYSNLRGDGLQPNVVTFGILVDAFCKVGALMAARSVVGWMVKFGVAPNMFVYNALIYGYRKVEDVLQAVNLTLEMEKYGILPDVVTYSILITGLCSIHRVEDAYQLLKNIRKGVAANAVTYNSLIDGYCKDRNMEKALEVCSEMTKIGIEPNVITFSTLIDAYCKMRNMEAAMGLYSEMLVKGLLPDVVAYTALIDGHFKTGNVKEAYRLSKEMLEAGLTPNVFTLSCLVDGLCKNGKTSDAINHFSEITKVDSNTDVTKDMDGYFCSPNYVTYTALIQGLSVDSRIFEATKFFLDMRVSGLRPDAFTYIVMLKGHFLAKHELGIMMLHADMTKMGIIPSADISPVLCRAYQEIGDLKSAAKIF from the coding sequence ATGCTGAAGCTCTCCCGTCCTTTTCTCCGCGCTTTCGGTACATGCTCCTCTTCTCCTAATTCGCATGCCGATTCGATACTAAATTGCAGGAGTCCTGCAGAAGCACTGGAAATCTTCAATTCCGCAACGAAACAAGTCGGCGCGAGAAAGGATTTTCAGCTGTATTCAGCGATTACGCATGTGTTGGTGAGTGCCAAGCTGTATGTTAAAGCCAGGTTGTTGATAAAAGAGCTCATACAGGATCTTCAGAAGTCCTGTAAGTCTCGCCGTGCCTGTGAGTTGGTTTACAATGCGCTTAGCGGTTTGGAAAGGTCTAGAGTGTCTCGGAATGTGTTTGGAGTTTTGATCAATGCGTTATCTGAGATGGGTCTTGTGGAAGAGGCTTTGCGAGTGTATAGTAATATGGGGGTGTTGCCTGCAACTCAGGCTTGTAATGCGCTCTTGGATGGATTGGTGAAGAAGGGTCAGCTTGATTCGATGTGGGAGCTTTATAATGATATGGAGTCTCGAGGATTGTCACCTAGTTGTGTTACATATGGTGTGTTGATTAAGGGTTGTTGCAGAAAAGGTGATCTGTTGAATGCCCGTAAGGTGTTCGATGAAATGCCTGAGAGAGGGATTGAACGGACAGTTGTGGTGTATACTTCTCTTATTCGTGGCATGTGCACTGAGGGTAGAATGGAGGAAGCTGATAGCGTTTTTCAGACGATGAGGAAAGATGGTGTGATCCCAAATTTGTGGACTTACAATTGTCTGATGGATGGGTATTCCAAAGTGGCTGATGTTAGACAAGCTCTTGTGTTGTACTCGAACTTGAGAGGTGATGGCTTGCAGCCGAATGTTGTCACGTTTGGTATCTTAGTTGATGCATTTTGCAAAGTAGGTGCACTCATGGCTGCGAGGAGCGTTGTAGGGTGGATGGTTAAGTTTGGTGTTGCGCCTAATATGTTTGTGTACAATGCTTTGATTTATGGTTATCGTAAGGTCGAAGATGTTTTGCAGGCAGTGAATTTGACATTGGAGATGGAAAAGTATGGTATTCTTCCGGATGTGGTCACTTACAGCATACTAATTACGGGTCTATGTTCCATTCATAGAGTGGAAGATGCATATCAGTTGTTGAAAAACATAAGGAAGGGAGTTGCTGCAAATGCTGTTACGTACAATTCACTAATCGATGGGTATTGTAAAGATCGCAATATGGAGAAGGCTTTGGAGGTGTGTTCTGAAATGACCAAAATTGGTATAGAACCGAATGTCATCACCTTCTCTACTTTGATCGATGCTTATTGCAAGATGAGGAACATGGAAGCTGCTATGGGTTTGTACTCGGAAATGTTAGTTAAAGGCCTTTTGCCTGATGTAGTAGCTTACACAGCTTTGATAGATGGCCATTTTAAAACCGGGAACGTGAAAGAGGCTTATCGGCTGAGTAAAGAGATGTTGGAGGCAGGCCTCACCCCAAATGTTTTCACTCTTAGTTGCTTGGTAGATGGCCTTTGTAAAAACGGAAAGACTTCTGATGCAATCAACCACTTTTCAGAGATAACTAAAGTCGATTCCAACACAGATGTTACCAAGGATATGGATGGCTACTTCTGTTCCCCAAATTATGTGACTTATACGGCTTTAATTCAGGGTCTGTCTGTAGACAGCCGGATTTTCGAGGCAACTAAGTTCTTTTTGGATATGAGAGTCAGTGGTTTGAGACCAGATGCATTCACTTACATTGTAATGTTGAAGGGGCACTTCCTAGCGAAGCATGAGCTTGGCATCATGATGCTGCATGCAGATATGACGAAGATGGGTATTATTCCCAGTGCAGACATAAGTCCAGTTTTATGTAGGGCATACCAAGAAATCGGTGACTTAAAATCAGCAGCGAAGATATTCTGA
- the LOC101298422 gene encoding uncharacterized protein LOC101298422: MAIPAAAKAKAKPTETATANSSSMTSTVRAYSMPLILFLAAMYFQLSIIPKSFPPSHYDVLGLRSQSSVEEVKEAYDNVSSTWNSEAQAPDSLVFIKIRYAYELLTNPSWKRNYDNFGFEEQIDVIEKLKKQYAGESFSRIDLPLLESAASDSEDHNLPVLTSRDFQTMFQENKPCLIKLCSFGSKSCDQFSQAWKRIAGFLDGVANAAQIDLEEIQLATYLAERKPTGQPFFRNGLPSFVAFPQGCKSAKCLIRYEGGPSIDSITDWFATTILGLPRILYYSKESLAEKFLAKVSLHKVKVIFFSKTGERAAPFIRQVAKNYWAHASFAFVLWRDEESSFWFNSFEVESAPAIVFLKDPGVKPVVYHGSFSNSRLLNIIEQNKEQELPQLRSTTSMQLGCDAHGYSRAGYDTVTWYCAVIAGRHSPQLSQMRRTMRRVQENLSNEVESVPADEEPYTAPAAHALKSKRLTFAWLDGEAQKKYCQFFLHSETSYETCGSRTDMTDVPKLFIIRYKRNVTEESDKPEGRPKSIWDSLRDQELDPAAQLVAKYNGSDEISEITKWISQIIKDGDARELPHYRTRTPQLVPDDSEPIWSGSVQRIPSTITIKQSIIGILRGVYDRMEDPRIGPILLLAALMSFGTIWLRRSQVTQLSNQSNSKDKSRRRRRDRTGAASTQDLPPSITDLEPRDSYEMPLSGSDSDQ; this comes from the exons ATGGCAATCCCTGCGGCGGCGAAGGCGAAGGCGAAACCGACGGAGACGGCGACGGCGAATAGCTCGTCAATGACGTCGACGGTCAGAGCCTACTCCATGCCTCTGATTCTCTTCCTCGCCGCCATGTATTTCCAGCTCTCTATTATCCCCAAATCCTTCCCTCCTTCTCACTACGACG TACTTGGTTTGAGGAGTCAGAGCTCCGTTGAAGAAGTGAAGGAGGCCTACGACAACGTTTCTTCCACCTG GAATTCCGAAGCGCAAGCTCCTGATTCTCTAGTGTTTATAAAG ATTCGATATGCCTATGAGTTGCTGACAAATCCATCATGGAAAAGAAACTACGATAATTTTGGCTTTGAGGAGCAAATA GATGTAATTGAGAAACTCAAAAAGCAATATGCTGGTGAAAGCTTTTCACGTATAGACCTTCCTTTACTAGAGTCTGCTGCTTCAG ATTCTGAAGATCATAACCTCCCGGTCCTTACCTCTAGGGATTTCCAGACCATGTTTCAGGAAAACAAGCCCTGCCTAATTAAA TTGTGCTCATTTGGGAGCAAAAGCTGTGATCAATTTTCTCAGGCCTGGAAAAGAATTG CTGGTTTCTTGGATGGTGTGGCAAATGCTGCTCAGATAGATCTCGAAGAGATTCAGCTAGCAACATATCTTGCTGAGAGAAAACCAACCGGACAACCTTTTTTCAGGAATG GCCTTCCTTCTTTTGTTGCTTTTCCCCAGGGATGTAAAAGTGCCAAGTGCCTTATTAG GTATGAAGGAGGCCCCTCTATTGATTCAATTACAGACTGGTTTGCAACAACCATACTCGGTTTACCTCGTATTCTTTACTACTCAAAGGAGTCACTG GCAGAGAAGTTTCTAGCAAAAGTTAGCCTTCATAAG GTAAAAGTCATTTTCTTCTCAAAAACAGGGGAGCGTGCAGCTCCATTCATACGCCAAGTGGCTAAAAACTATTGGGCTCATGCTTCTTTTGCATTTGTACTGTGGCGAGATGAGGAATCTTCCTTTTGGTTCAATTC GTTTGAAGTTGAATCTGCACCTGCTATAGTGTTTCTGAAAGATCCTGGTGTCAAGCCTGTTGTGTACCATG GGTCTTTCAGCAATTCACGTCTCTTAAATATAATCGAACAGAATAAAGAGCAAG AGCTTCCTCAGTTGAGGAGTACAACGTCTATGCAATTGGGTTGCGATGCCCATGGCTATTCTCGTGCTGGGTATGATACAGTTACTTGGTACTGTGCTGTTATAGCTGGAAGGCATAGCCCACAACTCAGTCAAATGCGCAGA ACCATGCGCAGGGTTCAAGAAAATTTATCGAATGAAGTTGAGTCAGTTCCAGCTGATGAAGAACCATATACAGCACCAGCAGCACATGCACTTAAAAGTAAAAGACTGACATTTGCTTGGCTTGATGGGGAAGCACAAAAG AAATATTGTCAATTCTTCCTCCATTCTGAAACCAGCTATGAAACTTGTGGATCAAGGACAGATATGACCGATGTGCCCAAGTTGTTTATTATACGTTACAAAAGGAATGTAACAGAAGAGAGTGATAAACCAGAAGGAAGGCCAAAAAGCATATGGGATTCACTTCGAGACCAGGAATTAGATCCTGCAGCACAGCTTGTGGCAAAGTACAATGGTTCAGATGAAATATCAGAG ATCACCAAATGGATCTCACAGATAATCAAAGATGGTGATGCCAGAGAACTTCCTCACTAT AGAACAAGAACTCCTCAACTGGTTCCTGATGATTCAGAACCAATATGGTCTGGCAGTGTGCAACGTATTCCTTCAACAATCACGATAAAGCAGAGCATCATTGGCATTTTACGTGGAGTATACGATCGTATGGAAGATCCTAGAATTGGTCCCATCTTACTTCTGGCAGCACTAATGTCTTTCGGTACCATCTGGCTTCGAAGAAGTCAAGTAACTCAATTGTCTAATCAATCAAACTCCAAG GATAAAAGCAGACGAAGGAGGAGAGACCGCACCGGAGCAGCATCTACTCAAGATCTACCTCCTTCCATTACTGATTTAGAACCCAGAGATTCTTATGAAATGCCACTATCAGGTTCCGACTCCGATCAGTAG
- the LOC101307403 gene encoding transcription factor MYB32-like, with the protein MEKSRTSTNSSSAATSNIKRGPWTPQEDKKLFAFIQQHGHGSWRSLPEKAGLQRCGKSCRLRWKNYLRPDIKRGNFSLQEDQTIIQLHALLGNRWSAIAANLPRRTDNEIKNYWNTHLKKRLDKIGFDPVTHKPKTTILGFANGDPKNLSNLSHIAQWESARLQAEARFVRESKLLKPAPPPPPAQCLDFNLRTWETLMMSKSLTAGYGGGGEAGGVGRATDVGSFVNFDGVPGNDGRLFDVPPLTMSAAPDFSDVSEESGVREYGDILDALLQQTYNNTGFDVADAWAWEQCDDISADCQNVIMSEGLMTNLFMFR; encoded by the exons ATGGAGAAATCCAGAACTTCAACTAACAGCAGCAGTGCTGCAACTTCGAACATAAAAAGAGGGCCATGGACTCCTCAAGAGGACAAGAAGCTCTTTGCCTTCATTCAACAACATGGCCATGGAAGCTGGCGTTCCTTGCCCGAGAAAGCTG GTTTACAAAGATGTGGGAAGAGCTGCAGGTTAAGATGGAAAAACTACCTAAGACCTGATATTAAGAGAGGAAATTTCAGTTTGCAGGAAGACCAGACTATCATTCAGCTTCATGCACTTCTAGGCAACAG GTGGTCAGCAATAGCTGCAAACCTACCAAGGAGAACAGACAATGAGATCAAGAACTACTGGAATACACATTTGAAGAAGAGATTAGACAAGATAGGGTTTGACCCAGTAACCCACAAGCCCAAGACCACCATCCTTGGCTTTGCTAATGGCGACCCGAAGAACCTCTCAAACCTCAGCCACATTGCTCAGTGGGAAAGTGCTAGGCTTCAAGCAGAAGCTAGATTTGTGAGAGAGTCAAAACTACTCAAACCTGCACCACCACCGCCACCAGCACAGTGCCTTGACTTCAATCTAAGAACATGGGAAACCCTAATGATGTCAAAGTCATTAACGGCAGGTTATGGAGGTGGCGGCGAAGCCGGTGGTGTTGGTCGTGCCACTGATGTTGGTTCATTCGTTAACTTTGACGGGGTACCTGGTAATGATGGTAGACTGTTTGATGTTCCACCGTTGACCATGTCAGCAGCTCCGGATTTCAGTGATGTTTCAGAGGAGAGTGGTGTTAGAGAATACGGTGACATATTAGACGCGCTGCTGCAGCAGACTTATAACAACACAGGGTTTGATGTAGCGGATGCTTGGGCTTGGGAACAATGTGATGATATCAGTGCAGACTGTCAAAATGTGATCATGAGCGAGGGGTTGATGACAAACCTATTTATGTTTCGGTAA
- the LOC101297835 gene encoding NEP1-interacting protein-like 2-like, whose amino-acid sequence MDSGELQRVGVLQRLPLLVINFVAGTLVLLFALAGFFAGGIAGALAGKVSDSGIVRGAGLGAVAGAVLSVEILEASRELLHLGLPGSRRSSLMAEITEELICWRFEEENLPPPEVLTASHWQVNFANHHHDEIRDGVVETRGLSRDLLKKLPCHEILGDTKSARVSCCTICLQDLEVGETARTLPLCQHTFHLACVDKWLVRHGSCPLCRQYV is encoded by the exons ATGGACAGCGGAGAGCTTCAGAGGGTTGGAGTCCTTCAACGTCTTCCACTGCTTGTGATCAACTTCGTTGCTGGGACTCTGGTTCTGCTTTTTGCACTTG CTGGATTTTTCGCAGGAGGCATTGCTGGTGCTTTAGCTGGTAAGGTTTCTGACAGTGGTATTGTTCGTGGAGCTGGATTGGGGGCTGTTGCTGGGGCAGTACTCTCTGTGGAGATTTTGGAAGCTTCACGTGAGTTATTGCATCTTGGTCTGCCTGGCTCACGAAGATCTTCATTGATG GCAGAAATTACAGAGGAGCTTATTTGTTGGAGGTTTGAGGAGGAAAACTTACCGCCGCCAGAAGTGCTAACTGCTAGCCATTGGCAG GTTAACTTCGCTAATCATCACCATGATGAGATTCGTGATGGAGTAGTTGAAACCAGAGGGTTGTCAAGGGATTTGCTCAAGAAATTGCCATGTCATGAGATTCTGGGGGATACCAAGTCCGCTCGGGTTTCCTGTTGTACAATATGTTTGCAG GATCTTGAAGTGGGAGAAACTGCAAGGACCCTGCCACTCTGTCAGCATACATTTCATTTGGCTTGTGTGGACAAGTGGCTTGTTAGACATGGTTCTTGTCCTTTGTGCAGACAATATGTGTGA
- the LOC101307121 gene encoding transcription factor MYB32-like: MGKQSNTAASPGIKRGQWTPEEDEKLFSFVQKHGHGSWRSLPRKAGLQRCGKSCRLRWKNYLNPDIKRGNFSLQEDQTIIQLHALLGNRWSAIAAQLPKRTDNEVKNYWNTHLKKRLAKKGFDPVTHKPKTAILASAKGGDPKNLSNLSHIAQWETARLQAEARFARQSKLLINNDQAPVSDMNERAREILLLLKSALAAGSGGGICSAIQVGQEIDSFGNVDVEGLLSNYDQFMAPTTSTSVLDFSEVFGDYGTHNEYGELLEALILQHNHNSAGFEVGDARSLEQYM, translated from the exons ATGGGAAAGCAATCCAACACTGCTGCATCTCCTGGAATAAAGAGAGGTCAATGGACTCCTGAGGAAGACGAGAAGCTCTTCTCTTTCGTTCAGAAACATGGCCATGGAAGCTGGCGTTCCTTGCCCCGGAAAGCTG GTCTCCAAAGATGTGGAAAGAGCTGCAGGCTACGATGGAAAAACTACCTAAACCCTGATATTAAGAGAGGAAATTTCAGTTTGCAGGAAGACCAGACCATCATTCAACTTCATGCACTTCTGGGCAACAG GTGGTCGGCCATAGCTGCACAGTTACCAAAGAGAACAGACAATGAAGTAAAGAACTACTGGAATACACATTTGAAGAAGAGGTTAGCCAAGAAAGGGTTTGATCCTGTAACCCACAAACCCAAGACCGCCATCCTTGCCTCTGCTAAGGGCGGCGACCCGAAAAACCTCTCAAACCTCAGTCACATAGCTCAGTGGGAAACCGCTCGGCTTCAAGCAGAAGCTAGGTTTGCCAGACAGTCAAAGCTACTCATCAATAATGACCAAGCTCCTGTATCTGACATGAACGAAAGAGCACGCGAAATCCTGCTACTGTTAAAGTCAGCATTAGCTGCAGGCAGCGGTGGTGGTATTTGTAGTGCCATCCAAGTTGGGCAGGAGATTGATTCATTTGGTAATGTTGACGTTGAGGGTTTGCTTAGTAACTATGATCAGTTTATGGCTCCGACAACCAGTACGTCAGTTCTGGATTTTAGTGAAGTTTTTGGGGATTATGGTACTCATAATGAATATGGTGAACTATTGGAGGCATTAATACTCCAGCACAATCATAACAGTGCTGGATTTGAGGTTGGGGATGCACGGAGTTTGGAACAGTATATGTGA
- the LOC101298709 gene encoding galactoside 2-alpha-L-fucosyltransferase-like yields MKRFSKTLNGDDPSNNSDSGTRNALKDPDRNAGLSPMRVMGIFIACLILFSVLFSVSVVLRDPPSNAAVHEALKAGVLEVEPRKSLDDQISDHVEVPKDKMLGGLLAAGFDEGSCVSRYQSASYRKEMPHKPSSHLLSRLRRYEALHKRCGPNTESYNKAVEQLKSGRRLTSSDCNYVVWISYSGLGNRILTLASAFLYALLTNRVLLVDPGVDMVDLFCEPFPEASWFLPMDFPLKNQFDSLDQKSPHCYGEMVRKSNLTNSEQSLLSSFVYLHLSHDYNDQDKLFFCNQDQDFLEKIPWLIVRTDNYFVPSLFLIPSFEQELNSLFPRKETVFHFLGRYLFHPTNVVWGLITRYYQAYLANADERIGIQIRVFDTGTGPFQHVFDQIISCALKENLLPETNRQDLIVRPSGAAKSKAVLMTSLSSGYFEKLRDMYWEHPTVTGEVIGIYQPSHEEYQQTEKHTHNRKALAEMYLLSLTDVLITSSWSTFGYVAQSLGGLTPWILYKPENRTAPDPACKRAMSMEPCFHAPPFYDCKAKTGVDTGELVPHVRHCEDMSWGLKLIDPSDEL; encoded by the exons ATGAAGAGGTTCAGTAAAACCCTGAACGGTGATGATCCATCAAACAACTCGGATTCGGGTACCCGTAATGCTCTGAAAGACCCGGATAGGAACGCCGGGTTGAGCCCAATGAGGGTGATGGGGATCTTTATAGCTTGCTTGATTCTGTTTTCGGTGTTGTTCTCAGTCAGTGTGGTTCTCAGAGACCCACCTTCTAATGCTGCTGTTCATGAAGCTTTAAAGGCTGGAGTTCTTGAAGTTGAACCCAGAAAAA GTTTGGACGATCAAATTTCTGATCATGTAGAGGTACCAAAGGATAAGATGCTTGGCGGCCTTCTTGCTGCTGGATTTGATGAAGGATCTTGTGTCAGCAGGTACCAGTCAGCTTCTTACCGTAAAGAAATGCCACACAAACCTTCTTCTCACCTTTTATCCAGGTTAAGAAGGTATGAAGCTCTTCATAAGCGTTGTGGACCTAATACTGAATCCTACAACAAAGCCGTAGAACAACTCAAGTCTGGTCGTCGTCTGACCTCCTCGGATTGTAACTATGTGGTATGGATTTCTTATAGTGGATTAGGGAATAGAATACTTACATTAGCTTCAGCATTTCTTTATGCTCTCCTGACAAACCGGGTACTGCTAGTGGATCCTGGAGTGGACATGGTTGATCTATTCTGCGAACCATTTCCAGAAGCCTCATGGTTCCTCCCCATGGATTTCCCCCTTAAAAACCAGTTTGACAGCTTGGATCAGAAATCTCCACATTGTTATGGGGAAATGGTGAGGAAGAGCAACCTCACAAATAGCGAGCAGTCACTGCTGTCATCTTTTGTGTATCTCCATCTATCACATGATTATAATGATCAAGATAAGCTTTTCTTCTGCAATCAAGATCAAGATTTTCTCGAAAAGATACCGTGGTTGATCGTGAGGACGGATAACTATTTTGTCCCATCTCTTTTCTTGATCCCATCTTTTGAGCAAGAACTCAATAGTCTCTTTCCAAGGAAAGAAACAGTGTTCCATTTCCTGGGTCGTTACCTGTTCCATCCCACAAATGTGGTATGGGGACTTATTACTAGATACTATCAGGCATATTTAGCTAATGCAGATGAAAGAATAGGCATCCAGATCAGAGTCTTTGATACTGGGACTGGTCCATTTCAACATGTGTTTGATCAGATCATATCCTGTGCATTGAAGGAGAATCTGTTACCAGAAACTAACAGGCAGGACCTCATAGTCCGTCCATCAGGAGCTGCTAAGTCTAAAGCTGTGCTAATGACTTCTTTAAGCTCTGGATACTTTGAGAAGCTGAGGGACATGTATTGGGAGCATCCTACTGTGACTGGAGAGGTAATTGGCATTTACCAGCCTAGTCATGAGGAGTATCAACAAACTGAGAAGCATACGCACAACCGAAAGGCATTGGCTGAAATGTATTTGCTAAGCTTAACGGATGTGTTGATCACAAGCTCATGGTCGACTTTTGGTTATGTGGCACAGAGTCTAGGTGGGCTGACGCCATGGATACTCTACAAACCGGAAAACAGGACAGCCCCTGATCCTGCTTGTAAGCGAGCAATGTCAATGGAGCCGTGCTTTCACGCACCTCCCTTCTACGATTGCAAGGCCAAAACAGGAGTTGACACAGGTGAACTAGTTCCTCATGTGAGGCATTGTGAGGATATGAGTTGGGGTCTTAAATTGATCGATCCATCCGATGAGTTGTAG
- the LOC101298126 gene encoding ribulose-phosphate 3-epimerase, chloroplastic-like codes for MSAASLCSSTLKSQITGLGLKLQKPCLSQPNSLTFTRRKGKTVVKATSRVDRFSKSDIIVSPSILSANFAKLGEQVKAVELAGCDWIHVDVMDGRFVPNITIGPLVVDALRPVTDLPLDVHLMIVEPDQRVPDFIKAGADIVSVHCEQSSTIHLHRAVNQIKSLGAKAGVVLNPGTPLSAIEYVLDAVDLVLIMSVNPGFGGQSFIESQVKKISDLRRLCVEKGVNPWIEVDGGVTPANAYKVIEAGANALVAGSAVFGAKDYAAAIKGIKTSKRPEAVAV; via the exons ATGTCTGCTGCTTCATTGTGTTCATCAACTCTCAAGTCCCAGATCACTGGACTTGGTCTTAAGCTTCAAAAGCCATGTCTTTCACAACCCAATTCCCTTACCTTCACAAG GAGGAAAGGTAAGACTGTGGTGAAGGCTACATCTCGGGTTGATAGGTTCTCGAAAAGCGATATCATTGTTTCTCCATCGATTCTTTCTGCTAACTTTGCCAAGTTGGGAGAACAG GTAAAAGCTGTAGAGTTGGCAGGCTGTGACTGGATTCATGTTGACGTGATGGATGGTCGTTTTGTTCCAAACATTACCATTGGACCACTAGTGGTTGATGCCTTGCGCCCTGTAACAGATCTTCCTTTGGACGTGCATCTG ATGATTGTGGAACCCGATCAGAGAGTGCCAGATTTTATCAAAGCTGGAGCAGACATAGTCAGTGTTCATTGTGAACAATCTTCCACCATCCATTTGCACCGAGCTGTTAATCAA ATAAAGAGTCTGGGAGCTAAAGCTGGAGTTGTCCTAAACCCTGGTACCCCACTAAGTGCAATAGAGTATGTCCTTGATG CGGTTGATTTGGTTTTGATTATGTCCGTAAACCCTGGCTTTGGTGGCCAGAGCTTCATAGAGAGCCAAGTGAAGAAAATTTCAGACTTGAGAAGACTGTGTGTGGAGAAA GGTGTGAACCCATGGATCGAGGTGGATGGTGGAGTTACTCCAGCAAATGCATACAAG GTTATTGAGGCTGGAGCTAATGCTCTTGTTGCGGGTTCTGCTGTCTTTGGAGCTAAAGATTATGCTGCAG CCATAAAAGGAATCAAAACCAGCAAACGGCCCGAAGCAGTTGCGGTGTGA